The following are encoded together in the Streptomyces sp. NBC_00358 genome:
- a CDS encoding S8 family peptidase, which yields MISLIPRRPRGRRALAAAAAGAAVLTLLTGRAGAADNVPTAPAAPSRAGTDHTVTLITGDVVKVMDLGAGKHSVDVRRPSGATGGVRTETVGKDLYVYPDEALPYLAANRLDRRLFDVTALIEQGYDDQHSSGLPLILGYRGKVAAAPTGTNRVRSLKSVNGTSVRASRKQARKLWRAVATDTPARRPSLKEGLSKIWLDGRVQARLQDSTAQIGAPAAWKAGLDGKGVKVAVLDTGADSHHPDLAGRISGAASFVPGESTEDGHGHGTHTASTVGGSGAASDGAEKGVAPGADLLIGKVLSNEGSGDDSWVIAGMEWAVDQGAKVVSMSLGGSEPTDGTDPMSEALDRLSEKSGALFVVAAGNTGMEASMSAPGAADDALTVAAVDSEDGLADFSTRGPRYGDYALKPDIAAPGVDILAAKAGGSAETGWYQTMSGTSMATPHVAGAAAILAEEHPDWTAPQLKDALMSTSKELPGLNAYQVGAGRADVAASVDATVTATGSAYFGFDAWPHSGPQTVDRTLTYRNTGDTALTLKLAVTASVAGGPYDVDPGADAGDPAPAGMFSLSADSVTVPAHGTAAVTATARPGLGANGRRYLGQVSASDSSGAVRARTQVGLYREEERYSLDVTLKDRSGEPASGYVQLQRFGTDAEPQFVAVGDSGTATVRLQAGTYSALSYVDVAGSHGHDSLGMALLGDPEIVLDQDRKVVLDGSRTREVTAKVPRRTEDRMLYMNWYRSDGGVSTVDSEYLLPPTYDSMFVLPTRKVTQGTFEYETRWRKAYPLLSLSHDGKAVTVLGQSGSAFYDGRRRMDAVYAGAGAPADYAGLRAKGKAVLVTRSDAVTGTQRAQAAADAGAGLLLVVDDEPGKLLEWVGTDEGGYSTVPVASLTAREGAPLVKAARHGTLRLNVEGTPNSPYVYDLVDPHPGRIPDSGLTYRPRASELAVVDMRFHGTTKYPSGEYRWDYRPYRTYAVGFPLRTDMPATRTDYLSAQPGTSWAEDSITGPNLALESRGGMITYKAGKRVTSDWFAPIAHPRNGSGFWWSERQQGFISFNIQPWTDSGTDHGGYMQDGNDSLDFKVYQDGELVKTSAWASATLYPVPAVPSTYTLDLRAERDPGAYRLSPRTHSVWKVRSAPVTDPMKIDRMALMQLDYAVATDLAGDARGGRQSLGLTGSHLPDAAGAGRVVGATLAVSYDDGRHWRPVRLDRTAAGHWTARFDAPHHGFVSLKARTWDDAGNSVTQEVTRAYGLK from the coding sequence ATGATCTCCCTCATACCGCGCCGCCCACGAGGCAGGCGGGCCCTCGCGGCAGCGGCGGCCGGCGCCGCCGTTCTCACCCTGCTCACCGGCCGGGCGGGCGCCGCGGACAACGTGCCCACGGCTCCCGCCGCCCCCTCGCGCGCCGGCACCGACCACACCGTCACCCTGATCACGGGAGACGTGGTCAAGGTGATGGACCTCGGAGCCGGCAAGCACTCCGTCGACGTGCGACGGCCGAGCGGCGCCACCGGCGGCGTCCGCACCGAGACGGTCGGCAAGGACCTCTACGTCTACCCGGACGAGGCGTTGCCCTATCTCGCCGCGAACCGTCTCGACCGGCGCCTCTTCGACGTCACCGCCCTCATCGAGCAGGGCTACGACGACCAGCACAGCTCCGGCCTCCCGCTGATCCTCGGCTACCGGGGCAAGGTGGCCGCCGCGCCCACCGGCACCAACCGGGTGCGGTCCCTGAAGAGCGTCAACGGCACCTCCGTCCGGGCGTCCAGGAAGCAGGCCAGGAAGCTCTGGAGAGCGGTCGCCACGGACACCCCGGCGCGGCGGCCCTCGCTGAAGGAAGGTCTGTCCAAGATCTGGCTGGACGGCCGTGTCCAGGCCCGGCTCCAGGACAGCACAGCGCAGATCGGCGCGCCGGCCGCCTGGAAGGCCGGACTCGACGGCAAGGGCGTCAAGGTCGCCGTGCTCGACACCGGTGCCGACAGCCACCACCCGGACCTGGCCGGCCGGATCAGCGGCGCGGCCAGCTTCGTACCCGGCGAGTCCACCGAGGACGGTCACGGACACGGGACCCACACCGCCTCCACGGTGGGCGGCAGCGGCGCCGCCTCCGACGGAGCCGAGAAGGGCGTGGCACCCGGCGCCGACCTGCTGATCGGCAAGGTCCTCTCGAACGAGGGGTCCGGGGACGACTCCTGGGTGATCGCCGGCATGGAATGGGCGGTCGACCAGGGTGCCAAGGTGGTGAGCATGAGCCTCGGCGGCTCAGAGCCCACGGACGGCACCGACCCGATGAGCGAGGCCCTGGACCGGCTCAGCGAGAAGAGCGGCGCCCTGTTCGTCGTCGCCGCGGGCAACACGGGCATGGAGGCGTCCATGAGCGCCCCGGGCGCCGCCGACGACGCGCTGACCGTGGCCGCGGTGGACTCCGAGGACGGGCTCGCGGACTTCTCGACACGGGGCCCGCGCTACGGCGACTACGCCCTCAAGCCGGACATCGCCGCACCCGGCGTGGACATCCTCGCCGCGAAGGCCGGGGGCAGCGCCGAGACCGGCTGGTACCAGACCATGAGCGGCACCTCGATGGCCACCCCGCACGTGGCGGGCGCCGCGGCGATCCTCGCCGAGGAGCACCCGGACTGGACCGCGCCCCAGCTCAAGGACGCGCTGATGAGCACTTCCAAGGAGCTCCCCGGCCTGAACGCCTATCAGGTCGGTGCGGGCCGGGCCGATGTGGCGGCCTCGGTGGACGCGACCGTGACCGCCACCGGTTCGGCGTACTTCGGCTTCGACGCCTGGCCGCACAGCGGTCCCCAGACCGTCGACCGCACGCTCACCTACCGCAACACCGGTGACACCGCCCTCACCCTGAAGCTCGCCGTCACCGCCTCCGTGGCCGGCGGCCCCTACGACGTCGACCCGGGCGCGGACGCCGGGGACCCCGCCCCCGCCGGGATGTTCTCGCTCTCCGCCGACTCCGTGACCGTCCCCGCGCACGGCACCGCCGCCGTCACCGCCACCGCGCGGCCCGGCCTCGGGGCGAACGGCCGCCGTTACCTCGGCCAGGTGTCCGCGAGCGACTCCTCGGGCGCTGTGCGCGCCCGTACCCAGGTCGGGCTCTACCGGGAGGAGGAGCGCTACTCGCTGGACGTCACGCTCAAGGACCGCTCCGGCGAACCCGCCTCCGGATACGTCCAGTTGCAGCGGTTCGGCACCGACGCCGAACCGCAGTTCGTGGCCGTCGGGGACAGCGGCACCGCGACCGTGCGGCTGCAGGCCGGCACCTACAGCGCGCTGAGCTATGTCGACGTCGCCGGCAGCCACGGCCACGACTCGCTCGGCATGGCCCTGCTCGGCGACCCGGAGATCGTCCTCGACCAGGACCGGAAGGTGGTCCTCGACGGGAGCAGGACCCGCGAGGTCACCGCGAAGGTGCCGCGCAGGACCGAGGACCGGATGCTCTACATGAACTGGTACCGCTCGGACGGCGGCGTCAGCACCGTGGACTCCGAGTACCTGCTGCCGCCCACCTACGACAGCATGTTCGTGCTGCCCACCCGCAAGGTCACCCAGGGCACCTTCGAGTACGAGACACGGTGGCGCAAGGCGTATCCGCTGCTCTCGCTCAGCCACGACGGCAAGGCCGTCACCGTCCTCGGCCAGTCCGGATCCGCCTTCTACGACGGCCGCAGGCGCATGGACGCGGTGTACGCGGGAGCCGGCGCCCCCGCCGATTACGCGGGGCTGAGGGCCAAGGGCAAGGCGGTCCTGGTCACCCGGTCCGACGCGGTCACCGGCACGCAGCGGGCACAGGCGGCGGCCGACGCCGGGGCCGGTCTGCTCCTCGTCGTCGACGACGAGCCAGGCAAGCTCCTTGAATGGGTCGGCACCGACGAAGGCGGGTACAGCACCGTCCCGGTCGCCTCGCTGACCGCCCGTGAAGGCGCCCCGCTCGTCAAGGCGGCCCGGCACGGCACCCTGCGCCTGAACGTCGAGGGCACGCCCAACTCGCCGTACGTGTACGACCTCGTCGACCCCCACCCCGGACGGATCCCCGACAGCGGGCTGACCTACCGCCCGCGCGCCTCCGAACTGGCGGTCGTGGACATGCGCTTCCACGGCACCACCAAGTACCCCAGCGGCGAGTACCGTTGGGACTACCGCCCCTATCGCACCTATGCCGTGGGCTTCCCGCTGCGCACCGACATGCCCGCCACGCGCACGGACTACCTCTCGGCGCAGCCCGGCACCTCCTGGGCCGAGGACTCCATCACCGGGCCGAACCTGGCCCTGGAGTCACGCGGTGGAATGATCACCTACAAGGCCGGAAAGCGGGTCACCAGCGACTGGTTCGCCCCGATCGCGCATCCGCGCAACGGCAGCGGATTCTGGTGGTCGGAGCGGCAGCAGGGCTTCATCTCGTTCAACATCCAGCCCTGGACGGACAGCGGTACCGACCACGGCGGCTACATGCAGGACGGCAACGACAGCCTGGACTTCAAGGTCTACCAGGACGGTGAGCTGGTGAAGACCTCGGCCTGGGCGTCGGCGACGCTCTATCCCGTACCGGCCGTGCCCAGCACCTACACCCTGGACCTGCGCGCCGAACGCGACCCGGGCGCCTACCGGTTGTCGCCCCGCACGCACTCCGTGTGGAAGGTGCGATCGGCTCCGGTGACCGATCCGATGAAGATCGACCGGATGGCGCTGATGCAACTGGACTACGCCGTCGCCACCGACCTCGCGGGCGACGCGCGCGGCGGCCGGCAGTCCCTCGGCCTGACCGGGTCGCACCTGCCGGACGCGGCGGGCGCGGGACGGGTCGTGGGAGCGACGCTCGCCGTCTCCTACGACGACGGCCGCCACTGGCGTCCCGTCCGCCTGGACCGCACGGCGGCCGGCCACTGGACCGCCCGGTTCGACGCCCCGCACCACGGATTCGTGTCTCTTAAGGCCCGTACTTGGGACGATGCGGGCAACAGCGTCACGCAGGAGGTGACACGGGCCTACGGCTTGAAGTAG
- a CDS encoding helix-turn-helix domain-containing protein has product MLAALGLGPAEEEIYRLLVARGRAVVHELAADAGRPEPEVREILTALAGRGLVVLQAIDGAATLFVAAPPAVALGGELRRRRDELSAAEHAVLALAEQHRTGAEGGAVEVISDIDAVRHRFRQLQESARHEVRSMMVPELSVVPLSANAAERAGVRRGVQYRTIVQREALSEPGMVAQALADLAAGQRIGVADTVPVKLIIADRELAMLPLYRGRNTAAASVLVHAGGLLEALVAYFELAWEHAYPLSPHTTGDGLTEQRPDAIDEFDARMLALVLAGLTDQAVGARLGVSRRTVQRRIGELMARAGAESRIQLGWHAARKGWA; this is encoded by the coding sequence ATGCTCGCCGCGCTCGGACTCGGTCCGGCCGAGGAGGAGATCTACCGCCTCCTGGTGGCCCGTGGACGGGCCGTCGTCCACGAACTGGCCGCGGACGCCGGCCGTCCCGAGCCCGAGGTACGGGAGATCCTCACCGCGCTGGCGGGGCGCGGCCTTGTCGTCCTCCAGGCCATCGATGGTGCCGCCACCCTCTTCGTGGCGGCACCCCCCGCGGTTGCTCTTGGTGGTGAACTACGGCGGCGCCGCGACGAGTTGAGTGCGGCGGAGCACGCCGTGCTCGCCCTCGCGGAGCAGCACCGCACGGGTGCCGAGGGTGGCGCGGTGGAGGTGATCAGTGACATCGACGCGGTACGGCACCGGTTCAGGCAGCTCCAGGAGTCCGCCCGGCACGAGGTGCGGTCGATGATGGTGCCCGAACTCTCCGTCGTCCCCCTCAGTGCCAACGCCGCGGAGCGGGCCGGAGTCCGTCGTGGCGTGCAGTACCGGACGATCGTGCAACGGGAGGCGCTGAGCGAGCCCGGAATGGTGGCCCAGGCCCTCGCCGACCTGGCGGCCGGGCAGCGGATCGGGGTCGCCGACACCGTTCCGGTCAAACTCATCATCGCGGACCGTGAGCTGGCGATGCTTCCCCTCTACCGGGGCCGCAACACCGCGGCGGCCTCGGTGCTGGTGCACGCGGGAGGGCTGCTGGAGGCGCTGGTCGCCTATTTCGAACTGGCCTGGGAACACGCGTATCCGCTGTCGCCGCACACGACGGGTGACGGCCTCACCGAGCAACGCCCGGACGCGATAGACGAGTTCGACGCCCGGATGCTCGCCCTGGTCCTCGCGGGACTCACGGATCAGGCGGTCGGCGCCCGTCTCGGTGTCTCCCGCCGGACCGTGCAGCGGCGCATCGGCGAACTCATGGCCAGGGCGGGCGCGGAGAGCCGTATCCAGCTCGGCTGGCACGCCGCGCGCAAGGGCTGGGCCTGA
- a CDS encoding ArsR/SmtB family transcription factor: MTRQVPLYQAKAEFFRMLGHPVRIRVLELLQSGPVSVRDLLSEIEIEPSNLSQQLAVLRRSGIVVSIREGSTVSYALAGGDVAELLRAARRILTELLAGQTELLAELRQADVDTGLPHGPHEPDLVTTRPAHPSSAVPAPAVRSPAVRGH; the protein is encoded by the coding sequence TTGACCAGGCAGGTCCCCCTCTACCAGGCCAAGGCCGAGTTTTTCCGCATGCTCGGACACCCTGTGCGCATCCGGGTCCTGGAACTGCTGCAGAGCGGCCCCGTCTCGGTGCGCGACCTGCTGAGCGAGATCGAGATCGAACCGTCCAACCTCTCGCAGCAGTTGGCCGTGCTGCGCCGCTCGGGCATCGTGGTGTCCATCCGCGAGGGCTCCACCGTCAGTTACGCACTGGCGGGCGGCGACGTCGCCGAACTGCTCCGCGCCGCCCGCCGCATCCTCACCGAACTGCTCGCCGGACAGACCGAGTTGCTCGCCGAGCTGCGGCAGGCGGACGTCGACACCGGCCTGCCCCACGGTCCGCACGAACCGGATCTCGTCACCACCCGGCCCGCGCACCCCTCGTCGGCCGTCCCTGCACCAGCCGTCCGTTCACCGGCCGTCCGCGGACACTGA
- a CDS encoding acetoacetate--CoA ligase, which translates to MNTDTDLLWSPGRRELEDSNVANFMDWVSEVRGLHFSDYAELWRWSSTDLADFWSAVWEFYGLDAVTGYDEVLGEASMPGAVWFPGARLNFAERCLAQATDARPALVCLTEGGTPEDVSWDELRRQVADVAAALRGMGVRPGDCVAGYLPNLRQTVVALLASAAVGAVWTACSPDFGTPSVLARLRQARPTVLVAADGYRHGGKDYDRRPEVAELADGLPTLRHVLAVDSLFAVPAEPWSKRADVEQHAWSGLPAADEPLEFADVPFDHPLWILWSSGTTGIPKGIVQGHGGIVVELLKALGLGVDLRADDRYLFLTSTSWMVWNFLVGGLLHGSTVILYDGSPTFPDVDGAWRIAEWTGATVVGLGAAYLTAGEKADSRPSDMFGLDRLRSVLQTGSTLPPSTWRWAHDRLTPGVRLQSICGGTDVCSVLAGSTPLLPVRVGRIQAPALGVALASWDADGHALTGEQGELVVTAPLPSMPLNFVGDPDGSRYRASYFDTYPGVWRHGDWVTIDPDLSVVVAGRSDSTLNRSGVRMGSADIYAVVDQLPEIADSLVIGVEQPDGDYFMPLFVVPAEGTALDEGLRRRIAAAIRGRLSPRHVPDVIVPVPAVPRTLTGKKLEVPVKRILQGARGSDVSSEGSITHPEMLTWFADFAARSAAARTSAAG; encoded by the coding sequence ATGAACACCGACACCGACCTGCTGTGGTCCCCCGGTCGCCGCGAGTTGGAGGACTCCAACGTCGCGAACTTCATGGACTGGGTGAGCGAAGTGCGGGGGCTCCACTTCTCCGACTACGCCGAGCTGTGGCGGTGGAGCTCCACCGACCTCGCGGACTTCTGGTCGGCGGTGTGGGAGTTCTACGGGCTGGACGCGGTCACCGGCTACGACGAGGTGCTGGGCGAGGCGTCGATGCCGGGCGCCGTCTGGTTTCCCGGCGCCCGGCTGAACTTCGCCGAACGCTGCCTCGCCCAGGCCACGGACGCCCGCCCGGCGCTCGTCTGCCTGACCGAGGGCGGCACGCCCGAGGACGTCTCCTGGGACGAGCTGCGCCGACAGGTCGCGGACGTCGCGGCGGCGCTGCGCGGCATGGGCGTGCGGCCCGGCGACTGCGTGGCCGGCTATCTCCCCAACCTCCGCCAGACCGTCGTCGCGCTGCTCGCCTCGGCCGCCGTCGGCGCCGTATGGACGGCCTGCTCACCGGACTTCGGCACACCCAGCGTGCTCGCCCGGCTCCGGCAGGCACGGCCGACGGTCCTCGTGGCCGCGGACGGATACCGCCACGGCGGCAAGGACTACGACAGGCGCCCGGAGGTCGCCGAACTCGCGGACGGTCTGCCCACCCTGCGCCACGTCCTCGCCGTCGACAGCCTCTTCGCCGTCCCGGCCGAGCCGTGGTCGAAACGGGCCGACGTCGAGCAGCACGCCTGGTCCGGGCTGCCGGCGGCCGATGAGCCGCTGGAGTTCGCCGACGTGCCCTTCGACCACCCGTTGTGGATCCTGTGGTCGTCGGGGACCACGGGGATACCGAAGGGGATCGTCCAGGGCCACGGCGGCATCGTGGTCGAACTGCTCAAGGCTCTGGGCCTGGGCGTCGATCTGCGCGCCGACGACCGCTACCTCTTCCTCACCTCCACGAGCTGGATGGTGTGGAACTTCCTGGTCGGCGGGCTGCTGCACGGCAGCACCGTCATCCTGTACGACGGCAGCCCGACCTTCCCCGACGTCGACGGCGCGTGGCGGATCGCCGAGTGGACCGGCGCGACCGTGGTCGGCCTGGGCGCCGCGTATCTCACGGCCGGGGAGAAGGCGGACTCGCGCCCCTCGGACATGTTCGGACTCGACAGGCTGCGCTCGGTCCTGCAGACCGGGTCGACCCTGCCGCCCAGCACCTGGCGCTGGGCCCACGACCGGCTGACGCCCGGTGTGCGGCTCCAGTCGATCTGCGGGGGTACGGACGTCTGCTCGGTCCTGGCGGGGAGCACTCCGCTGCTGCCCGTACGCGTGGGCCGTATCCAGGCTCCCGCGCTCGGCGTCGCCCTGGCCTCCTGGGACGCCGACGGGCATGCCCTGACCGGTGAACAGGGCGAGTTGGTGGTGACCGCGCCGCTGCCGTCGATGCCGCTGAACTTCGTCGGCGACCCCGACGGCTCCCGCTACCGGGCCAGCTACTTCGACACCTACCCCGGCGTCTGGCGGCACGGGGACTGGGTCACCATCGACCCCGACCTGTCGGTCGTCGTCGCGGGCCGCTCCGACTCGACCCTGAACCGCTCGGGCGTGCGGATGGGCTCCGCGGACATCTACGCCGTGGTCGACCAGCTCCCGGAGATCGCCGACAGTCTCGTCATCGGTGTGGAACAGCCCGACGGCGACTACTTCATGCCGCTGTTCGTCGTGCCCGCCGAGGGCACCGCGCTGGACGAGGGCCTGCGCCGGAGGATCGCCGCGGCCATCCGTGGCCGGCTCTCCCCTCGCCATGTGCCCGACGTGATCGTGCCGGTGCCGGCCGTGCCGCGCACCCTCACCGGCAAGAAGCTCGAAGTCCCGGTCAAGCGGATCCTCCAGGGAGCGCGCGGCTCGGACGTCAGCAGCGAGGGATCCATCACCCATCCCGAAATGCTGACGTGGTTCGCGGACTTCGCGGCGCGTTCGGCGGCGGCACGGACCTCGGCCGCGGGGTGA
- a CDS encoding RBBP9/YdeN family alpha/beta hydrolase — protein sequence MNATAEPVVVIVPGLRDHVADHWQTLLADRLAEAGRTVRTVPPLTEDALSRKARVAALDKVVSEIEGPVVLVAHSAGVITTVHWAQGSTAQVRGALLVTPPDFDTPLPEGYPTPEALAEKGWTPVPRTPLPFASLVAASTNDPLGTVERIAALARDWGGALVDLGEVGHLNPASGYGPWPRAEDLLREVEKTG from the coding sequence GTGAACGCCACCGCCGAACCGGTCGTCGTGATCGTCCCTGGACTGCGCGATCATGTCGCGGACCACTGGCAGACCCTGCTGGCGGACCGGCTGGCCGAGGCCGGACGCACCGTGCGCACGGTCCCGCCGCTCACCGAGGACGCGCTGAGCCGCAAGGCCCGCGTGGCGGCGCTCGACAAGGTGGTCTCGGAGATCGAGGGCCCCGTCGTCCTCGTCGCGCACAGCGCCGGTGTGATCACCACGGTCCACTGGGCCCAGGGAAGCACGGCCCAGGTGCGCGGAGCGCTGCTCGTGACACCGCCGGACTTCGACACGCCGTTGCCCGAGGGGTATCCGACCCCCGAGGCGCTCGCGGAGAAGGGCTGGACACCGGTGCCCCGGACGCCGCTGCCCTTCGCCAGCCTCGTCGCGGCCAGCACGAACGACCCCCTCGGCACGGTCGAGCGGATCGCCGCACTGGCCCGCGACTGGGGTGGCGCCCTGGTGGACCTCGGTGAGGTCGGCCATCTCAACCCCGCGTCCGGCTACGGCCCGTGGCCGCGCGCGGAAGACCTGCTCCGCGAAGTAGAGAAAACCGGCTGA
- a CDS encoding MFS transporter, producing MTRRYAWVVFALSFGLLLSDYMSRQVLNAVFPDLKSEWLLTDAKLGTLSGVVALMVGLFTFPMSLIADRWGRVKSLLLAAGMWSIATLGCAVSANYGQLFVGRLFVGIGEAAYGSVGIAVVLSIFPIALRATLSGAFIAGGAFGSVLGVSIGGAVAQHLGWRWAFGVMGIFGLVLAAVYGFVVTEKKLTPDAGSTDAEPDPGPRGRLRLLLPRLFSSVSVISAYVGSGLQLFIAASLMAWLPSFFNRYYHLPTAKAGATAGIFILVIGIGMIAGGIVSDRVSRAFPIRKWAVAIACSLGSLVLLMTAFRLPTGPLQLAALAAGALLAAGTAGPASAMVANLTPVSISATAFATLTLANSLLGLAPGPAVTGALADGMGLLGALRVIPLTALAATVAFLIGRHFYERDLSRLTTELVPAAEPEDAVVSA from the coding sequence GTGACCCGACGCTACGCCTGGGTGGTCTTCGCCCTCAGTTTCGGCCTGCTGCTGTCCGACTACATGTCCCGGCAGGTTCTCAACGCCGTCTTCCCCGACCTCAAGAGCGAGTGGCTGCTCACGGACGCGAAGCTCGGCACACTCAGCGGTGTCGTCGCCCTCATGGTCGGTCTGTTCACCTTCCCCATGTCGCTGATCGCCGACCGCTGGGGCCGGGTCAAGAGCCTGCTGCTCGCCGCGGGGATGTGGAGCATCGCGACCCTGGGCTGCGCGGTCTCGGCGAACTACGGCCAGTTGTTCGTCGGCCGGCTCTTCGTCGGCATCGGTGAGGCGGCGTACGGAAGCGTCGGCATCGCCGTCGTGCTGAGCATCTTCCCCATCGCCCTGCGCGCCACGCTGTCCGGTGCCTTCATCGCCGGCGGTGCCTTCGGTTCGGTCCTGGGTGTGTCGATCGGCGGCGCCGTGGCCCAACACCTGGGCTGGCGCTGGGCGTTCGGCGTCATGGGGATCTTCGGCCTGGTCCTGGCCGCGGTCTACGGCTTCGTCGTCACCGAGAAGAAGCTGACGCCGGACGCCGGTTCCACCGACGCCGAGCCCGATCCCGGACCACGCGGCAGACTGCGCCTGCTGCTGCCCCGCCTCTTCTCCTCGGTCTCGGTGATCAGCGCCTACGTCGGCAGCGGTCTCCAGCTCTTCATCGCTGCCTCCCTCATGGCCTGGCTGCCCAGCTTCTTCAACCGCTACTACCACCTGCCCACCGCCAAGGCGGGCGCGACCGCCGGGATCTTCATCCTCGTCATCGGCATCGGCATGATCGCCGGCGGCATCGTCTCGGACCGCGTCAGCCGGGCCTTCCCCATCCGCAAGTGGGCGGTCGCCATCGCGTGCAGCCTCGGCTCCCTCGTCCTGCTCATGACCGCGTTCCGGCTGCCGACCGGACCGCTCCAGCTCGCCGCGCTGGCGGCCGGAGCCCTGCTCGCGGCCGGAACGGCCGGTCCCGCCAGCGCCATGGTGGCCAACCTGACCCCCGTATCCATCTCCGCCACGGCCTTCGCCACCCTGACGCTCGCCAACAGCCTGCTCGGGCTGGCTCCCGGGCCCGCCGTGACGGGCGCCCTCGCCGACGGCATGGGGCTGCTCGGCGCCCTGCGGGTCATACCGCTCACGGCGCTCGCCGCCACCGTCGCCTTCCTGATCGGCCGCCACTTCTACGAGCGTGATCTGAGCCGTCTGACGACCGAGCTCGTCCCGGCGGCGGAACCGGAGGACGCGGTGGTGTCCGCGTGA
- a CDS encoding TauD/TfdA dioxygenase family protein, with product MEHTLAPPEGAPVRAHNRGSIHVEPLTCTIGAELSGVNLGDAARDDDLFDEIRSLLLQYKVLFLRDQDITRGEHVAFAERFGALEDHPVAGSDPEHPGLVRIYKDPAGPAEQYEGALHTDATWRECPPMGAVLRCIEGPPVGGDTIWVNMAEAYRRLPENIRTTVRGLRARHSIEATFGAAMPQEQRHALKARFPDAEHPVVRVHPETGEEILFVNAFTTHFVNYHTPANVRFGQDFAPGASLLLNYLISQAAIPEYQVRWRWTPNSVAIWDNRSTQHYAVQDYWPAVRRMERAGIVGDRPF from the coding sequence ATGGAACACACGCTCGCTCCCCCCGAGGGCGCCCCGGTCCGCGCCCACAACCGCGGCTCGATCCATGTCGAACCCCTGACCTGTACCATCGGCGCGGAACTGTCCGGAGTGAACCTCGGCGACGCCGCACGCGACGACGACCTCTTCGACGAGATCAGGTCTCTGTTGCTCCAGTACAAGGTGCTGTTCCTGCGCGACCAGGACATCACGCGCGGCGAACACGTCGCGTTCGCCGAGCGATTCGGCGCCCTGGAGGACCACCCGGTGGCCGGCAGCGACCCCGAGCACCCCGGCCTGGTGCGGATCTACAAGGATCCGGCCGGACCGGCGGAGCAGTACGAGGGAGCCCTGCACACCGATGCCACGTGGCGCGAGTGCCCGCCCATGGGCGCCGTCCTGCGCTGCATCGAAGGGCCCCCCGTCGGCGGGGACACGATCTGGGTCAACATGGCCGAGGCCTACCGCCGGCTGCCGGAGAACATCCGCACCACGGTCCGGGGGCTGCGGGCCCGGCACAGCATCGAGGCCACGTTCGGTGCCGCCATGCCGCAGGAGCAGCGGCACGCCCTCAAGGCGCGGTTCCCGGACGCGGAGCACCCGGTGGTGCGCGTCCACCCGGAGACCGGCGAGGAGATCCTCTTCGTCAACGCGTTCACCACGCACTTCGTCAACTACCACACGCCCGCGAACGTGCGGTTCGGGCAGGACTTCGCCCCCGGCGCCAGCCTGCTGCTCAACTACCTGATCAGCCAGGCCGCGATCCCGGAGTACCAGGTGCGCTGGCGCTGGACCCCGAACAGTGTCGCCATCTGGGACAACCGCTCCACCCAGCACTACGCCGTCCAGGACTACTGGCCCGCCGTCCGCCGGATGGAGCGCGCCGGGATCGTCGGCGACAGACCGTTCTAG